In Roseiconus lacunae, the DNA window AGACGGCAAAGCCCCGTTGCAACTCCGTGATTTTCACCGACAGCTTCGCGAGTACCCCGCCAAAGTTCACTTGGTACCGATGCCGGCCGATCAAGGACTCGATCGGGTGCTGCGGACTTACGGCCAAGTGGACGTGATCATCTGGGCGAAACCCGCCGCCCCTTCGGCAACCCAGGCATCGCTGTTGAGCCGATTGAGTAAGCCGACGACGGTGATGATGAAGCGAGAAAACGGCAGCTGGAGCGAAAGCTCCTCGGCGACCGCCGTCAACTCTCGCAAGGCCGCCTAGGACCTGCCGCCAACGATGGGCCTGCGGTCGGTGGCGACGAGCGGCCTCGGCGCGGCGATTGCCGATGCGTCGCTGTCAATTTTTGTCTCGTTGAATTCTGAACTTACGATATCGCTCCCTGGCGTTGGCTACGGTTTCCTGGCGATGACAGAATGCCTTCTTCAACATTCGATTGCCGCGGGCGGGGCGGTGGCGGACGCTTGCGCGATCCATGACGATTGGCGGCAGGGTCCGGATAGGCTGATTTTTCCTCTTAAATCGCCTCGCCGTTGAAAACGCCGCTGCAGTTTCCGTACAGACCGCGCAATGACGTTGAAGAGCGCGTTAACGGAATCGGAAAGTTTGCCCGTTTGAGATGATCCGCCAAGATTGCCTGTTCGGCATTTCTTTCGTTGTGAGCTACGCTTATAAATCTTTTGGTGTAGTGACTCTTGCCCCCCTCACTTTGTGAGCCGTGTCCATGTGTGGAATCGTTGGTTACGTCGGAGCCAATAATGCTGGCGACTTTCTTCTCAATGGTCTTCGCCGCTTGGAATACCGTGGTTACGACAGTGCGGGGATCGCGATCACCAATGAAAGTCAATTCCACGTCACCCGAAGTGTCGGTCGGATCGATGCCCTGGCCGGCCGACTTGGTTCCAACCCCGTCGACGGAAAATTAGGCATTGGGCACACCCGCTGGGCCACCCACGGGCCGGCGACCGAGGAGAACGCCCACCCGCACCTCGGTGGCGAAGGCGAGATTGTTCTGGTTCACAACGGTGTAATCGAGAACTTTCAAATCCTTAAGAATGAATTGATCGAAAAGGGCTACGTCTTTTCTTCGGCAACGGATAGCGAAGTCGTCGCCCATCTGATCGCCGAGGGGCTGAAAGTCACCAAGGAAACCCCCGAACAGCCAACGCTGCGATATGCCCAAGCGGTGCAATGGGCGATCGCTCAACTGCGCGGTACCTACGGGATCGTCGTCGCCTTTCGGGACCACCCGGATTTACTGATCGCCGCCCGCTTCGGCAGCCCGCTGGTTCTCGGCGTCGGTCAGGGCGAGTATTTCGTGGCCAGTGATTCTTCACCCCTTGCCGGTTGCACTGACCGAATCGTCTACATGGCGGATCATCAACTGGCCATTTTGACGCCCGATGGTTTTACGGTTTTGCACCGCGACCAGGGCAAAGTCAACGTGCAGATCCAGCCTCTCGAAGCTGTCGAGGATGACGTCAGCTTGCAGGGCTACGACCACTACATGCTCAAGGAGATTTATGAGCAGCCCGAATCGCTGCGTAACGCGATGCGTGGTCGTCTGGACGAGGAAAATGCGACAGCAGTCTTTGGTGGTTTGAATCTCACGCCTCAACAATTGCGAAGTGTCGAGCGAATTATCCTGACGGGTTGTGGAACCAGTTGGCACTCCGCCTTGGTCGGTGAGTACCTGATTGAAGAACTCGCCCGGATCCCGGTGAGCGTCGAATACGCCAGTGAGTTGCGATACCGCAATCCGCCGATCGAAAACAACACCCTGGTTTTCGGGCTGACGCAAAGCGGCGAAACCGCGGACACGCTGGCAGCGCTCCGCGAAACGAAACGAAAAGGGCACCGCACGCTGGCGATTTGCAACGTCGTCGGAAGCTCGATCGCCCAAGCGGCCGATGGTGGCGTTTACTTGCACGCCGGTCCGGAAATCGGCGTGGCGAGCACCAAAGCCTACACCAGTCAATGCTCCGTTCTGGCAATGCTCGCGCTGTACTTTGGGCGGATTCGCCACCTCAGCTACGAAGCGGGGACGAACATCATCGCCGACTTGATGAAGGCCCCCGGCGCCGTTCAAGAAGCCCTGGCGTGTAATGAACATGTGAAAACGGTCGCGGAAAAATATCAAAACGCCACGAACATTTTGTACCTGGGCCGGCAACTTAATTTCCCGACCGCCCTTGAGGGTGCGTTGAAACTCAAGGAAATCAGTTACGTCCACGCCGAAGGCTATCCCGCCGCCGAAATGAAGCACGGCCCGATCGCCCTGGTCGACGAGACAACGCCGAGCGTTTTCATCGTGCCTCAGGGCACGACGTACGACAAAGTGATGGCGAATATGGAAGAAGTCAAAGCTCGTGGCGGGCCGATCATCGCCGTCGCTAGCAAGGATGATCCCCATATCGATGCGGTCGCCGACGACGTGATTCACATTCCCGACGTCCCGTCAATCATCCAGCCAATCGTGTCTGTCGTGCCGCTTCAGTTGCTCTCCTACCACATCGCCCTCCTGCGTGGCTGCGATGTCGACAAGCCGCGAAACCTCGCAAAAAGCGTGACGGTGGAGTAATGCCCGCCAGGGTGCTAGCGCTCCCAGCTTTTTGGGGAGATTCCTATTGCGGAGATTGCGAAAGAAATTACGCTTTAAATCGATGTAAGCGGGGACAACCACTCGCTTAACACGCGATGCGTGATCTTGCACGGCAGGACACCGTCGGCCGCTAGACGTCTGCCTCAAAGGGGCAACTCAGCTCGGCTGGTAGCTGTTTTGACGCAACTTGATTTTTTGCATTTGTTCAACATCGTTGGGATAGGCAATGAACCGACAAGGACTGACATTTAATTCTCGAAAAGCTCTGATGAACAATATCGGAGAGTCGGCGGGGACTGAGATCGCAAATTTGATCTCGGAGATGGCATCTGAAATCGACGAGCTTCGCCGAACGAAGGTCAGCGTCACCAAGATCGTTCCCGGTGCCGAAGAACTTCAGCATTCTCAGTCGCAGGCCCGAATCTAAGACGTCGGGTCCGGTACGGTTGCATCAGAGGATTGCGCGGTGGTGACCGCGCAATTGGGCGACCGGCCAAGTCTTTTTAATGTGGCGAAACCTCATCTCGCACTGCTTGCGAGGAACAAGTCAGCGGACGGCGGTCGCCTTTGACATCGGTATTGATAAGCGTGGATCCCCTCAAACAGGGATCGCAGCGTCATAGCGAACGAGCCCGTCGACCAGCGTTTTCTGGATTCTGCCGATCAGTTCC includes these proteins:
- the glmS gene encoding glutamine--fructose-6-phosphate transaminase (isomerizing), giving the protein MCGIVGYVGANNAGDFLLNGLRRLEYRGYDSAGIAITNESQFHVTRSVGRIDALAGRLGSNPVDGKLGIGHTRWATHGPATEENAHPHLGGEGEIVLVHNGVIENFQILKNELIEKGYVFSSATDSEVVAHLIAEGLKVTKETPEQPTLRYAQAVQWAIAQLRGTYGIVVAFRDHPDLLIAARFGSPLVLGVGQGEYFVASDSSPLAGCTDRIVYMADHQLAILTPDGFTVLHRDQGKVNVQIQPLEAVEDDVSLQGYDHYMLKEIYEQPESLRNAMRGRLDEENATAVFGGLNLTPQQLRSVERIILTGCGTSWHSALVGEYLIEELARIPVSVEYASELRYRNPPIENNTLVFGLTQSGETADTLAALRETKRKGHRTLAICNVVGSSIAQAADGGVYLHAGPEIGVASTKAYTSQCSVLAMLALYFGRIRHLSYEAGTNIIADLMKAPGAVQEALACNEHVKTVAEKYQNATNILYLGRQLNFPTALEGALKLKEISYVHAEGYPAAEMKHGPIALVDETTPSVFIVPQGTTYDKVMANMEEVKARGGPIIAVASKDDPHIDAVADDVIHIPDVPSIIQPIVSVVPLQLLSYHIALLRGCDVDKPRNLAKSVTVE